DNA from Rhodopirellula islandica:
TGGTCAAGCAGTTGGTCGAACTGCACGGTGGAGAGGTCCTGTTGATGGACAGTGACGAGACGTCGAGCGGGAGTGAGTTTCGGATTCATTTGCCGCGTTTGGATGCCCCGCCCGGTGAGCTGAATCCGGGCGTCCAAGTGGAGGAGCCGAGGAAACGTTTCCGGGTGTTGGTGGTGGACGACGTCCCCGCGATCGCAAAAATGTTCACGATGTTGGTCGGCGCGATGGGGCACGAGGTGAGTTCAGCACCCAGTGCTCCCATTGGCATTGAGCGGGCTCGTGAGCTGCAGCCTGACATCGTCTTTTCAGACATCTGCATGCCGGACATGGATGGCTACGAGCTCGCGAGACAATTCCGTAGCTTGTCGGAATTAGATTCCAGCATGCTGATCGCGATGACCGGCAATGGGCAACCCGAAGACATTCGGATGGCAATGGAGGCCGGTTTTGACAGGCACATCACCAAACCCGCTTCGGTTCAACGCCTGCGAGAAATCTTTCTGGAATTGGAAGTGCGTCGCGGACTGAGGTGACCGCTCGACCCGATCACCGGTCGTTCAGCCCACGATGGTCTTCTTCGCTGCAAGCCACCCCATCGAACAACTCACCGCCACGGTTCCTGGGTGAGAACCGTGGCGAACCTCAGGCCGCCAGAACATTCTTGCGAATCAAGCGGTCATTGAGCTCTCAGCCGTCGATTCAGCGTCCAGGGTTTCGTCGTCCTGAATGTAGGTTTTACCCCGGTAAATCAGAGCGACGAAGATGAACAGGCAGGCCGCCACCAACATCAATCCAGCGAAGAACCAGTAGTAGGTTGCACCAGGGAGTTTGGAAGTGCCATCGGCGTTGGAGATGATCGCGTTGACACCAGCGGCGATGAAGTTGCCCAGAGCGACGGACAGCAGGTAAAAGCTCATGATGATGCTCTTGATGCTGTTTGGCGCTTGGGTGTAGCTGAATTCCAGACAGGTGATCGAGACCATGACTTCTGCGGCCGTCAGGATTGTGTAGGCCAGCACTTGCCAAGTGATCGAGGGTGTCCCGCCATCTTGAATGTTTTGTTCGATCAAAGCGATGATCGCGAACGAGGACACGGTCAGGAACATGCCCATGGAGATCTTTCGCAAGGGCGTCAGAGTGAACACACGGTTGATCGCCGGGTACAGCACGTAGCTGAACAGCGGCACGAAAATGAGGATCAAGAATGGGTTCGCCGCCTGGATTTGGCTGGACAGCAACTCAAAGCCAAAGACATTTCGATCCATGCTCTCGGCTTGGATCACCCATGAAGTGGCGGTTTGATCGAACAGGCTCCAGAACACAGCGACCAAGAGGTAGACGGGGATCAGGTTCAGCAGCGCCAGTCCACCGATTCCGGTGAAGGCGTCTTTGAAGACGCTTGGTCCTCGGGCGGGGATGTGGATGAACTTGTTGCGCCCCATCCAAAACAACAGGGTGGCGATTGCCATCAGCACGCCGGGGACCCCGAAGGCGACTTGCGATCCGTACTTGTCGAGCAGCCACGGCGTCAGCAGCGTCGAGAAGAAGGAGCCCAGGTTGATGGCGACGTAGAACCATCCGAAGACCTTGGCGAGGAGGTGTGAATTCTTGGTTCCAAATTGGTCACCGACGTGGGCGGAGACGCATGGTTTGATCGCACCGGTGCCAAGGGCGATCAGCCCCAGGCCGACCGCCAGCCCGAATCGGGTTTCGTTCATCGCGAGTGCCAGGTGACCGAGGCAATACAGGACGGACAGGTACAAGATGGTTCGGTACTTGCCCAACAACCAGTCGGCCAGGAACGCGCCCAGCAGCGGCGTGAAGTAGGCGGCCATGATGAACGTGTGCCCCCAGAACTTCGCGTCTTCGTCGCTCATCGGATCCAGTTCACCACTGGCGTTGAGCAGGTACGTTGTCATGAAGACCGTGAGGATCGACCGCATCCCGTAGAAGCTGAATCGCTCTGCCGCTTCGTTGCCGATGATGTAGGGGATGCCGGCTGGCATGCCCGTTGTGGCTTCGGGCTGATCGCGATACTTGGGGCTGGCTGGTTGGTCGGGTGGGGTGGAATCGGATGTCGACATCAAGCAGGTTCCGTTGGGTTGGCACGGACGGGCGACGGGGCCCAGTGGAAGTCAGCAAAGAAGGGGGTGATGGAGGAGCTGACAGAGGCCAAATTAAGCCGCTCGCCGCGGCCAAACCAGTCCCCGCGGCGATTTAATGGGCTGGGAAAGCAACGTTTGAGACAACGCGAAAATTTGGGGCTGGATTGCTCGCCGCGCTTGGCCACACGGTGGTTGGTGGCGCCCTCTGATGCCGAGCTCCCTCGATTGAGCTGGGGCATAAAAAAAGCCACGTTCTCCAACTTGGAGCTCAACGTGGCTTGTCAAATTTGAATCGCGAATGATTGGCGAACCGGGTTGGGTCGCCGAATCAGTCAAGCTTAGCGTCGCTTCTTCTTGGCAACTTTCTTCTTGACTGCCTTCTTCTTGGCAACCTTCTTCTTGGCTGCCTTCTTGACGGCTTTCTTCTTCACAGCCTTCTTCTTGGTCGCCTTGCGAGCGGTTTTCTTGACGCCCTTCTTCACGGCTTTCTTTTTGACGGCTTTCTTCTTGACTGCTTTACGAGCGGTCTTCTTGACAGCCTTCACGCTCTTTTTAGCAGCGCGCTTGACGGTCTTCTTGGTTGCTTTTTTCTTGGCCACGTTCTTCCTCCGCGAGAAAGGAACTGTTGTCGAGTCATTGTGACTTGCGAGCTGTGACATCGATTTAGTCAACGCGATTGCGTCGACGTCCTCGTTGTCAAAGTTGATTGCAAGTCACCGGCCACGGCTCAACAACAATCGATGGTGATCGATTTCATCCGCTTCGATGATCCTCATCGACCTTGCAAACAAAAACGATCGTTAGTACGTGCGCGTAACTGTACGCGCTTCGCTGGATTCCGCAACATGTTTTCGTGAAAAAACCGCTTGCGTCGCCAACAAAATTTGCTACGGCAAACGCATTTTTTGCATGTTGTTTCGCTTCGTCGTTGATGCGCCGTGTGGCTTGTTTGCATCAACGTTCCAGTCGACGTTGTTGCGTTGCTTGCGAACAAGTGCAGTAACGCTTGGCTTTTTCAATGTTTTTGCAACAACACGCGCGCAACGTGTTGTTATCGCCACGTCCACGTGTTGTCTGCATGGCATGCATGCGCGTCGTTGGAACAGGCAACGAACAAGCGTTTCAACGTCGCAAAAAAAGTTTGAAAAAAACACGTCGTTGAACACGCGAAACGGTCGTTGAACGTGGCGTGGATGACAAACGTTGCGCGTTTCAACGTGTGATGCATCATCCACATCGGCTTGTTTGCTTGTCACTGCAAACGCGGCGAAGTGTGTTCGATGGCAGCTTTGCAGAACCGGCTTGTCACGTGACGTGATGCAGACGCGATCGTTGATTGGATGTCCTCGATGGCAGGCAACGAGGCACCCATGAAGCAGTCCACCGCGACGTGCACGCTAGTAACGCGCCGATCCTTGCATCATTTGGTAGTTGCCCACCGCCAACGATAAAAAGAGGATGCCCAAGAACATGTTCCCGGATGAGAAACCGTACATCGTGCAGGCACCACCGATGATCATGCTGATCCACAACCAGGTGTCGGTTTGGCCGCCTCCCATCATCACCAACGAACGCATGATTCGTCCGCCATCGAGCGGGAAGACAGGGATCAAATTCAGGACTGCCCAGAGCACGCTGGGCCAGACGTAGAACGTGACCAACGCGATCATGCCGACACTGTCAAAATCGTTCCCCTCGAGGACGCCGGGAAGCGAATCGAGTGGATAGGGCATCAAAGCGAACGCGGTGATCCGAAACCCCATCGCTTTGACAGCGGCAACGACCACTGCAGCGGATGCCAACTGCGCCAGCGGCCCCGCCAGAGCGATCCAGAGTTCGGCACCATGGCTGAGCCGCGGAGGCGAGAACGACGAGGCAAAACCGCCGTAATTGTGCGTGGATCGCGGCACGGCGAGCCCGCCAAAGTGGTACAGAACCAGCGATGATTCGATGCCAAATTGGCGAAAAGCAAACGCGTGACCGAGCTCGTGAATCAGGATCGAAAAGAGCATGCAGAGAGCCCACAGCAGCAGCAATGGCAGGCGGCCAGGGCTGCCTTCCATCGAATCAAACAGCTGGACCAAACCCCATCCAAACACGGCCGCGCCCAGCCAAAACGTCCACGCGATTCGGATCGGAAATCCGAACAACTGGAAGTTCAGGTCGTAGGGTGATTCTTGGGGTTGTTGCAGCAGCATTGGACAGGTGGACAGGAGAGTTTGTGGGGGGGTGTTTGCGGCGACGAAACCATCTCCGCAGCGGGACAGGCCAGCTTGCGGGAGATGTTTCAGTGATTCCGTGAACGGATCGCTCGAAGCGAGTGCATTCAGGCAGCGTTCATCATCGGAGGAGGCTGCTGAACAACCAAGCTCACTTCAAGTTTTCGAGCAAGAAAGCCCAGAGGTCGGCGTACTCGTCGATCTTCTTGCTGGTCGGTGTGCCAGCCCCGTGCCCGGCTCGCGTTTCGATCCGAATCAACGTTGGGTTGTCGCACGACTGAGCCGCTTGCAACGCGGCAGCGAACTTGAAGCTGTGACCGGGCACGACTCGGTCGTCCCGGTCCGCTGTGGTCACCATCGTGGCGGGGTAACACGTTCCAGGTTTCAAATTGTGCAGCGGGCTGTACGACAACAGGTTGTCGATTTGAGTTTCATCGTCGCTGCTTCCAAACTCGCTGACCCAAGCCCAACCGATCGTGAACTTGTGGTAACGCAGCATGTCCATCACGCCGACGGCAGGTAAACAGGCACCGAACAAATCAGGTCTCTGAGTCATCACGGCACCGATCAGCAATCCACCGTTGCTGCCACCGCGGACCCCCAAGCGTTCACGCCGCGTGAGGCCCATGTCAATCAAGTGTTCCGCAGCGGCAATGAAGTCGTCAAAGACGTTTTGTTTCTTCAGTTGCATGCCGGCTTCGTGCCATTCGCGACCGTACTCCCCGCCACCCCGAAGGTTCGCGACGGCGTACACACCACCGGCGTCCAACCAACCGGCGATGCCAGGCGAATAGGACGGCGTCAGCGAAATGTTGAATCCACCGTAGGCGTACAGCAGCGTGCGGTTGCTGCCGTCCAGCGGGGCGTCCTTGTGACGTGTGATCAGGATCGGCACCTGGGTGCCGTCTTTGCTAGTGCAGAAGACTTGTTCGGTGGTGTACTGGCTGACGTCAAAGGCGACTTCGGGCATGATCGCCAGCTCCGATTCGCCCGTGGCCACATCAACGCGGTGGATGCTCGGTGGCGTGACGTAATTGGTGAACGAGAAGAACGTCTCGGTGGCGTCCTGGCGGCCTCCCAGGCCCCCCACGGAGCCTTTGCCGGGCAATTCCAGCGGTCCCATTGGGGATCCGTCCAACGCGTAGCGTTCGACTTGGTTGAGCGCGTCGGCCAAGTAGTTGGCGAAGAACACTCCGCTGAGCAGCGAGACATGCTCCAGAACGTGTTCGCTCTGTGGGATGACCTCTTCCCAGCCCGCTCGATCGGCGGGTTCATCGACGTTGTCGTCAGTTCGCCCGGCATGTTCGGCCACGTCCAAGCTGATCACGCGGCGACGGGGAGCCTCGTGGTCGGTCAGGAAGAACATCGTCGATCCTTCTGAGCCGACGAAGTTGTAGTCGGCGTCAAAACCCATGATCAATCCGCGAACGGGCGCGTCTTCCTTCGTCAGGTCTTGAATGAAGACCTGCGTCTTCGGTTCGGTGCCCATCCAATTGGAAATCACCAGGTAGCGACCGTCATCGGTGACCGTCCCACCGAAGCCCCACTTGGGATGGTCGGGGCGTTTCATGACCAGTTTGTCTTCCGACTGAGGCGTGCCCAGTTGGTGCAAGTACATCATTTGGTTGTCATTGGTCCCGGTCAGTTCTTCGCCTTCAGCCGGTTCGGCGTAACGCGAGTAGTAGAACCCGTCGCCATCCGGTGTCCACGCGATGCCGCTGAACTTGGACCACTGGATCAAATCGTCCGTGTCTTTGCCCGTGGCCACTTCACGCACTCGCCAGGTCCGCCAGTCACTGCCGCCATCGGCGATGGCATAGGCGAGGTACTTGCCATCTTCGCTGGGAACCCATGACGCGAGCGACATGGTTCCGTCTTCGCTCAGGTTGTTCGGGTCCAGCAGAACTTCGCGGTTGGCTTCCCACTGCGAGGGTGGTGCATCGACGGGGGTGCGATACAGAACGCTTTGGTTCTGCAGTCCATCGTTGAAGGTGTAGAAGTACGTGTCGCCTCGTTTGGCGGGCAAACCGGTGCGAGAGTAGTCCCACAACGCTTCCAGCCGTGCGCGCATCGGTTCGCGTTGCGGCAGAGACTGCAAGTAACTCTGCGTGACCTCGTTTTGTGCCTCGACCCAGGCGGCTGTTTCGTCGCTCTCTACGTCTTCCAACCAACGGTACGGGTCAGCCACTTCGCGGCCGTGGTAGTTGTCAACGACCTCGTCAAGACGACTGACGGGATACTCGAACTTCATGCGGGTACTCGAATCGGTGGGTTCTTCCGCCGTGGCGACGGGTTGGGAAAAAGAGCTGATGCAAAAGCCGGCAAGGAACGTCGCCAGTGTCTTTCGAAGGCGGGCGTTGCGTCGGAAAACGGTCATGTTGTCATTCTCGTCGTGCTTCGTGGAATGCGGCGGTACAAAAACAATTGCCGAAATGCGTCACCGCGTTTCGGCGGACGGGGATGTTTCGTTGGAAGGAACCAATGGGCTTGGTTCGGTTGTGTCGCTGATGGCTTCATCAAGCGGCAGTTCAACCAGCTGACGACGTCGATCAATTTCGTCTTCGTCCAAGCCGGATTGCCGAAGCTGTTCGAGCAGGAACTCTTCGGCCATGGCGATTGCCGACGGTGTGCGACTGATTCGAACCTTGATGCCGCTGGCATCACCGGGGGCGGCGTCGACTGCTGAAAGCAAGGCCTCGAGTGCCAACGCGTTGCGTTGTTCCGGTTGATTCGCATTGGTGATCACGAGGTAGCTTTCCCCGTCGATCAAAACGTCGACGATCTCAGGTGTGATCAGCGGCAGCGGTGATTCGGATGCGGGTTCCGTTGGTGCTTCTTCAGGGCTGTCTTCTTCCGAAGCGACAATCGCATCCAGGATGGCGGATGAGCCATCGGGGCTGGTTGAAACAGACGGGGCTTCGCCGCTTTGGAAACCCAGTCCGAAGTCCAAGAATTGGCTGGCGATCAACAGTGCGATTCCACCACCCACCGCTAACGGGATTCGTTTACGCATCGTCTGGTTTTCCCTGAAGTGGGGTGAGGTTTT
Protein-coding regions in this window:
- a CDS encoding prolyl oligopeptidase family serine peptidase codes for the protein MTVFRRNARLRKTLATFLAGFCISSFSQPVATAEEPTDSSTRMKFEYPVSRLDEVVDNYHGREVADPYRWLEDVESDETAAWVEAQNEVTQSYLQSLPQREPMRARLEALWDYSRTGLPAKRGDTYFYTFNDGLQNQSVLYRTPVDAPPSQWEANREVLLDPNNLSEDGTMSLASWVPSEDGKYLAYAIADGGSDWRTWRVREVATGKDTDDLIQWSKFSGIAWTPDGDGFYYSRYAEPAEGEELTGTNDNQMMYLHQLGTPQSEDKLVMKRPDHPKWGFGGTVTDDGRYLVISNWMGTEPKTQVFIQDLTKEDAPVRGLIMGFDADYNFVGSEGSTMFFLTDHEAPRRRVISLDVAEHAGRTDDNVDEPADRAGWEEVIPQSEHVLEHVSLLSGVFFANYLADALNQVERYALDGSPMGPLELPGKGSVGGLGGRQDATETFFSFTNYVTPPSIHRVDVATGESELAIMPEVAFDVSQYTTEQVFCTSKDGTQVPILITRHKDAPLDGSNRTLLYAYGGFNISLTPSYSPGIAGWLDAGGVYAVANLRGGGEYGREWHEAGMQLKKQNVFDDFIAAAEHLIDMGLTRRERLGVRGGSNGGLLIGAVMTQRPDLFGACLPAVGVMDMLRYHKFTIGWAWVSEFGSSDDETQIDNLLSYSPLHNLKPGTCYPATMVTTADRDDRVVPGHSFKFAAALQAAQSCDNPTLIRIETRAGHGAGTPTSKKIDEYADLWAFLLENLK
- a CDS encoding POT family MFS transporter yields the protein MSTSDSTPPDQPASPKYRDQPEATTGMPAGIPYIIGNEAAERFSFYGMRSILTVFMTTYLLNASGELDPMSDEDAKFWGHTFIMAAYFTPLLGAFLADWLLGKYRTILYLSVLYCLGHLALAMNETRFGLAVGLGLIALGTGAIKPCVSAHVGDQFGTKNSHLLAKVFGWFYVAINLGSFFSTLLTPWLLDKYGSQVAFGVPGVLMAIATLLFWMGRNKFIHIPARGPSVFKDAFTGIGGLALLNLIPVYLLVAVFWSLFDQTATSWVIQAESMDRNVFGFELLSSQIQAANPFLILIFVPLFSYVLYPAINRVFTLTPLRKISMGMFLTVSSFAIIALIEQNIQDGGTPSITWQVLAYTILTAAEVMVSITCLEFSYTQAPNSIKSIIMSFYLLSVALGNFIAAGVNAIISNADGTSKLPGATYYWFFAGLMLVAACLFIFVALIYRGKTYIQDDETLDAESTAESSMTA
- a CDS encoding site-2 protease family protein; protein product: MLLQQPQESPYDLNFQLFGFPIRIAWTFWLGAAVFGWGLVQLFDSMEGSPGRLPLLLLWALCMLFSILIHELGHAFAFRQFGIESSLVLYHFGGLAVPRSTHNYGGFASSFSPPRLSHGAELWIALAGPLAQLASAAVVVAAVKAMGFRITAFALMPYPLDSLPGVLEGNDFDSVGMIALVTFYVWPSVLWAVLNLIPVFPLDGGRIMRSLVMMGGGQTDTWLWISMIIGGACTMYGFSSGNMFLGILFLSLAVGNYQMMQGSARY